A portion of the Microlunatus phosphovorus NM-1 genome contains these proteins:
- the pstC gene encoding phosphate ABC transporter permease subunit PstC — protein MEPHDLRETQRDTGGGGGTIAKGAVRRLGDRVFQGLSTWSGAAILIILALVAAFLLWQGLPALTSPAADLPYGPFPQFVIPLVFGTVWAALLALLMGVPVAVAIALFISHYAPRRLAAGLGYVVDLLAAVPSVVYGLWGIGVLAPVLQPTFVWLTERLAFIPLFAGPASGTGRTVLTAAMVLAVMILPIVTALSREVFLQTPKLHEEAALALGATRWEMIRMAVFPFARPGIVSAAMLGLGRALGETMAVAMVLSPSMIISFALLTSQNPNTIAANIALSFPEAYGLGINQLIATGLVLFVITLAVNMIARGIVNRRRDFSGAN, from the coding sequence GTGGAGCCGCACGATCTGCGCGAGACGCAGCGTGACACGGGTGGAGGAGGGGGCACGATCGCCAAGGGCGCCGTCAGACGACTCGGTGACCGGGTCTTCCAAGGGCTGTCCACCTGGTCCGGCGCGGCGATCCTGATCATCCTTGCCCTGGTCGCCGCCTTCCTGCTCTGGCAGGGTCTGCCCGCGCTGACCTCGCCGGCGGCGGACCTGCCCTACGGGCCGTTCCCCCAGTTCGTCATCCCGCTGGTCTTCGGCACCGTCTGGGCTGCGCTGCTGGCGCTGCTGATGGGTGTGCCGGTGGCGGTGGCGATCGCGCTGTTCATCTCGCACTACGCCCCCCGCCGACTCGCCGCCGGGCTGGGCTATGTGGTCGACCTGCTCGCTGCCGTCCCCTCGGTGGTCTACGGCTTGTGGGGCATCGGCGTGCTCGCGCCGGTCTTGCAGCCCACCTTCGTCTGGCTGACCGAGCGACTGGCGTTCATCCCGCTGTTCGCCGGCCCAGCGTCGGGCACCGGACGTACGGTGCTCACCGCCGCCATGGTGCTGGCGGTGATGATCTTGCCGATCGTCACCGCACTGTCTCGGGAGGTCTTCCTGCAGACGCCGAAGCTGCATGAGGAGGCGGCGCTGGCGCTGGGTGCGACGCGCTGGGAGATGATCCGGATGGCGGTCTTCCCGTTCGCTCGGCCCGGCATCGTCTCCGCCGCCATGCTGGGGCTGGGCCGCGCGTTGGGCGAGACCATGGCCGTGGCCATGGTGTTGTCCCCGTCCATGATCATCTCGTTCGCCCTGCTCACCTCGCAGAACCCGAACACGATCGCGGCGAACATCGCGCTCAGCTTCCCCGAGGCCTACGGCCTGGGCATCAACCAGCTGATCGCGACCGGGCTGGTGCTGTTCGTGATCACGCTGGCGGTCAACATGATCGCCCGGGGCATCGTGAACCGCCGCCGAGATTTCTCCGGAGCCAACTGA
- a CDS encoding sulfurtransferase — protein sequence MSRQEVLVDADWVVEHGADSNVVLVEVDEDTTAYDGGHIAGAVKIDWKLDLQDPVRRDFVNKEQFEALLSARGIGNDDIVVLYGGNNNWFASYAYWYFKLYGHNDVRLLDGGRKKWELEARELTPETVTRPATEYKAGEPDLAIRAFRDEVVASIGADSLVDVRSPDEYAGRLLAPAHLPQEQAQRGGHVPTAINVPWSKAANDDGTFKSDEQLRELYENAGLDFDRDIIAYCRIGERSAHTWFVLHELLGKENVKNYDGSWTEYGSLVGVPVALGDEPGEA from the coding sequence ATGAGCAGGCAAGAGGTACTCGTCGACGCCGATTGGGTGGTCGAGCATGGGGCCGACTCGAACGTCGTGCTGGTCGAGGTCGATGAGGACACCACCGCATACGACGGCGGCCACATCGCCGGAGCGGTCAAGATCGACTGGAAGCTGGATCTGCAGGACCCGGTCCGGCGCGATTTCGTCAACAAGGAGCAGTTCGAGGCGCTGCTGTCCGCACGGGGCATCGGCAACGATGACATCGTCGTGCTCTACGGCGGCAACAACAACTGGTTCGCGTCGTACGCGTACTGGTACTTCAAGCTGTACGGCCACAACGATGTCCGGCTGCTCGACGGCGGGCGCAAGAAGTGGGAGCTCGAGGCGCGTGAGCTGACCCCGGAGACGGTGACCCGGCCGGCGACGGAATACAAGGCCGGCGAGCCGGATCTCGCGATTCGCGCGTTCCGGGACGAGGTCGTGGCCTCCATCGGCGCCGACAGCCTGGTCGACGTCCGCAGCCCTGACGAGTACGCCGGCCGGCTGCTGGCTCCCGCCCACCTCCCGCAGGAGCAGGCGCAGCGTGGCGGGCACGTGCCGACCGCGATCAACGTGCCGTGGAGCAAGGCAGCCAACGACGACGGCACCTTCAAGTCCGACGAGCAGCTTCGCGAGCTCTACGAGAACGCGGGTCTGGACTTCGATCGCGACATCATCGCCTACTGCCGGATCGGCGAGCGCAGCGCGCACACCTGGTTCGTGCTGCACGAGCTGCTGGGCAAGGAGAACGTCAAGAACTACGACGGCTCCTGGACCGAGTACGGCTCGCTGGTGGGCGTGCCGGTCGCTCTCGGCGACGAGCCCGGCGAGGCCTGA
- the pstA gene encoding phosphate ABC transporter permease PstA, whose product MTTLTSAARPASLTAGRLPSWTTGVVLTVAVLASASLFLASGSLGLIRILLVSVLIFTAAMMVLSSLVEGRRKATDRLARIVVTSAFGLALLPLVSLVLSVIEKGATRFDLQFFTYSMRNVVGEGGGAVHAIVGTLWVTGIATVISVPIGVLAAIYLVEYGSGALARSITFFVDVMTGIPSIVAGLFAYALFVLIFGPGTKSGVAGAVALCVLMIPVVVRSIEELLRIVPNELREAAYALGVPKWLTILKVVLPTALAGIVTGVMLAVARVIGETAPLLIAAGFTQSMNNRPLEGPMMTLPVFVYRSYVDQGIPAQAYLDRAWAGALTLILIVMILNLTGRLIAYKFAPKTRH is encoded by the coding sequence ATGACCACCCTCACCTCTGCCGCCCGACCGGCCAGCCTGACCGCCGGTCGGCTGCCGTCCTGGACCACCGGTGTGGTGCTGACCGTCGCGGTGCTGGCGTCGGCATCGCTCTTCCTCGCGAGCGGATCACTCGGCCTGATTCGCATCCTGCTGGTCTCGGTGCTGATCTTCACCGCGGCGATGATGGTCCTCTCGTCGCTGGTCGAGGGCCGCCGCAAGGCCACCGACCGGCTCGCACGGATCGTGGTCACCAGCGCGTTCGGCCTGGCTCTGCTGCCGCTGGTCTCCCTGGTCCTCTCGGTGATCGAAAAGGGCGCCACGCGATTCGACCTGCAGTTCTTCACCTATTCCATGCGCAACGTCGTCGGCGAGGGCGGCGGCGCGGTGCATGCCATCGTCGGCACCCTGTGGGTCACCGGCATCGCCACCGTGATCTCGGTACCGATCGGCGTGCTCGCCGCCATCTATCTGGTGGAATACGGCAGCGGAGCCTTGGCCCGCTCCATCACCTTCTTCGTCGACGTGATGACCGGCATTCCCTCGATCGTGGCCGGCTTGTTCGCGTACGCGCTGTTCGTGCTGATCTTCGGACCGGGCACCAAGTCCGGCGTCGCCGGCGCGGTCGCGTTGTGTGTGTTGATGATCCCGGTCGTGGTGCGCTCCATCGAGGAACTGCTCCGGATCGTGCCGAATGAGTTGCGGGAAGCGGCGTACGCGCTGGGCGTGCCGAAGTGGCTGACCATCCTCAAGGTCGTGCTGCCGACCGCGCTCGCCGGCATCGTCACCGGCGTCATGCTGGCGGTCGCTCGGGTGATCGGGGAGACTGCTCCGTTGCTGATCGCCGCCGGCTTCACCCAGAGCATGAACAATCGCCCGCTCGAGGGTCCGATGATGACCCTGCCGGTGTTCGTCTACCGCTCCTATGTCGACCAGGGCATCCCGGCGCAGGCGTACCTGGATCGGGCGTGGGCGGGTGCCTTGACGCTGATCCTGATCGTCATGATCCTGAACCTGACCGGGCGCCTGATCGCCTACAAGTTCGCTCCCAAGACCAGGCACTGA
- a CDS encoding DUF1416 domain-containing protein — MCGATQGGLSVQGINVTKEAVIQGRVLRSGEPVSNAYVRLLDATGEFTAEVPTSATGHFRFFAGDGVWTLRTLAPGAQTDRQVIASRGNVSEVDVLLDAVAV; from the coding sequence ATGTGCGGAGCCACCCAGGGCGGACTCAGCGTGCAGGGCATCAACGTGACCAAGGAGGCCGTGATCCAGGGCCGCGTGCTGCGCAGCGGTGAGCCGGTCTCCAACGCCTACGTGCGACTGCTCGACGCGACCGGCGAGTTCACCGCCGAGGTGCCCACCTCGGCGACCGGTCATTTCCGATTCTTCGCCGGTGACGGGGTGTGGACCCTGCGTACCCTGGCACCGGGTGCCCAGACCGACCGTCAGGTGATCGCCTCCCGGGGTAATGTCTCGGAGGTCGACGTCCTGCTCGACGCGGTAGCTGTCTGA
- the pstS gene encoding phosphate ABC transporter substrate-binding protein PstS produces MKISRTGAIAALATAAVLAMSSCAANESATPGSTSTASESSLSGTLTGIGASSAATAQETWVAAFQTKNPGVTVNYSPDGSGAGREAFAGGGADFAGSDRAMKPEELTAEALAKSRCDASQGALNLPIYISPIAIIYHVEGVTDLQLDADTLAGIFAGKITKWNDAKIAALNPDAKLPAQAITPVHRADDSGTTQNLTEYLQAVAPSIWSYEPSGEWPVKGGEAAPQTSGMVDTVTNGTGTIGYADASKAGELSVAKIKVGDTFADPTAESAAAIVDKSKRLTGEGRSANDWSIELDRKATGDVYPIVLLSYAIACQKYSDAGTAERVKAYLSYVASEAGQQDAVKTAKMAPLSAKLSTDVEAAAATIS; encoded by the coding sequence GTGAAGATCTCTCGTACGGGCGCCATTGCGGCGCTCGCCACCGCCGCTGTCTTGGCGATGTCATCCTGCGCCGCCAACGAGTCGGCCACGCCAGGCAGCACGAGCACAGCATCCGAAAGCAGCCTTTCCGGGACGCTCACCGGCATCGGCGCCTCTTCGGCGGCCACGGCCCAAGAGACCTGGGTCGCGGCCTTCCAGACCAAGAATCCGGGCGTCACCGTCAACTACTCACCCGACGGCTCCGGCGCGGGCCGGGAGGCGTTCGCCGGGGGCGGCGCCGACTTCGCCGGGTCCGACCGGGCCATGAAGCCGGAGGAACTGACCGCCGAGGCCCTGGCCAAGTCACGCTGCGACGCCAGCCAGGGCGCGCTCAACCTGCCCATCTACATCAGCCCGATCGCGATCATCTATCACGTCGAGGGCGTGACGGACCTCCAGTTGGACGCCGATACCCTCGCCGGCATCTTCGCCGGCAAGATCACCAAGTGGAACGATGCGAAGATCGCCGCGCTCAATCCGGATGCGAAGCTTCCCGCACAAGCCATCACCCCGGTGCACCGCGCCGATGACTCCGGCACGACGCAGAATCTGACCGAGTATCTGCAGGCGGTCGCCCCCTCGATATGGAGCTACGAGCCGAGCGGTGAATGGCCGGTCAAGGGCGGCGAGGCGGCCCCGCAGACCTCGGGCATGGTCGACACCGTCACGAACGGCACCGGCACCATCGGCTACGCCGACGCGTCGAAGGCCGGCGAGCTCTCGGTCGCCAAGATCAAGGTCGGCGATACCTTCGCCGACCCGACCGCCGAGTCTGCGGCTGCCATCGTGGACAAGTCGAAGCGGCTCACCGGCGAGGGGCGTTCGGCCAACGACTGGTCGATCGAACTGGACCGCAAAGCGACTGGAGACGTCTACCCGATCGTGCTGCTCTCGTACGCGATCGCCTGCCAGAAGTACTCCGATGCCGGCACGGCTGAGCGGGTCAAGGCCTATCTCAGCTATGTCGCCTCCGAGGCGGGTCAGCAGGATGCCGTGAAGACCGCCAAGATGGCCCCGCTCTCCGCCAAGCTGTCGACCGATGTCGAGGCTGCGGCCGCAACCATCTCTTGA
- a CDS encoding winged helix-turn-helix transcriptional regulator translates to MATLLLLTNDMHVSSEILPALELLPHQVRVAQAEATALLDAPSADVILLDARRDLVGARSLCRLMETTGKESPLLVVVSEGGLAALSRDWGFDDILLNTAGPAEVDIRIRLAMAPATSTAGEPVIQSGNIVIDEAGYSAKVNGVQLDLTYTEFELLKYLAQHPGRVFSRQQLLSDVWGYDYFGGTRTVDVHVRRLRAKLGPEHESVIGTVRNVGYRFVAQGEDARSSNTPSRV, encoded by the coding sequence ATGGCCACCTTGCTGCTGTTGACCAACGATATGCACGTCTCGTCCGAGATCCTGCCCGCGCTCGAGCTCCTCCCCCACCAGGTCCGCGTCGCCCAGGCCGAAGCCACCGCGCTGCTCGATGCCCCGTCTGCCGATGTCATCTTGTTGGATGCCCGGCGAGACCTGGTCGGCGCGCGCTCGCTGTGCCGACTGATGGAGACCACCGGCAAGGAGTCCCCGTTGCTGGTCGTGGTCAGTGAAGGTGGTCTGGCAGCGCTCTCCAGGGACTGGGGCTTCGACGACATCCTGCTCAACACCGCCGGTCCGGCCGAAGTCGACATCCGGATCCGGCTGGCGATGGCTCCGGCCACCAGCACGGCCGGGGAGCCCGTGATCCAGTCGGGGAACATCGTCATTGACGAGGCCGGCTATTCGGCGAAGGTCAACGGAGTCCAACTCGACCTGACCTACACCGAGTTCGAGTTGCTGAAGTATCTCGCGCAGCACCCGGGCCGGGTCTTCAGCCGCCAGCAACTGCTGAGCGATGTGTGGGGATACGACTATTTCGGCGGTACGCGTACGGTCGACGTCCATGTCCGGCGCCTCCGGGCCAAGCTCGGACCCGAGCACGAGTCCGTGATCGGCACCGTCCGCAACGTCGGCTACCGATTTGTCGCCCAGGGTGAGGATGCCCGCTCCTCGAACACTCCCTCGCGCGTCTAG
- the pstB gene encoding phosphate ABC transporter ATP-binding protein PstB, whose amino-acid sequence MSKRIEVENLNVFYGDFKAVEDVTLTVEPRTVMAFIGPSGCGKSTLLRTLNRMHEVIPRAYVEGSVKLDGDDLYGPGVDPVRVRRQVGMVFQRPNPFPTMSIADNVLAGVKLNNRRLSTAKNKELLESSLRGANLWNEVKDRLDKPGSSLSGGQQQRLCIARAIAVQPEVILMDEPCSALDPISTLAIEDLIGELKEHYTVAIVTHNMQQAARVSDMTAFFNLAAQGKPGRLIEIGTTDKIFSNPDQKATEDYISGRFG is encoded by the coding sequence ATGTCCAAGCGCATCGAGGTGGAGAACCTCAACGTCTTCTACGGCGATTTCAAGGCCGTCGAGGACGTGACATTGACCGTCGAGCCACGGACGGTGATGGCCTTCATCGGGCCGTCGGGCTGCGGCAAGTCGACCCTCTTGCGGACCCTCAACCGTATGCATGAGGTGATCCCGAGGGCATACGTGGAGGGGTCGGTCAAGCTCGACGGCGACGACCTCTACGGACCGGGCGTCGATCCGGTCCGGGTTCGCCGGCAGGTCGGCATGGTGTTCCAGCGGCCGAACCCCTTCCCCACCATGTCGATCGCCGACAATGTGCTGGCCGGGGTGAAACTGAACAACAGGCGCCTGTCCACGGCGAAGAACAAGGAACTGCTGGAGAGCTCGCTGCGCGGAGCCAACCTGTGGAACGAGGTCAAGGATCGACTCGACAAGCCGGGCTCGAGCCTGTCCGGCGGTCAACAGCAGCGGCTCTGCATCGCCCGCGCGATCGCGGTGCAACCGGAGGTGATCTTGATGGACGAGCCCTGCTCGGCCCTCGATCCGATCTCCACGCTGGCTATCGAGGACCTGATCGGTGAGCTCAAGGAGCACTACACCGTGGCGATCGTCACCCACAACATGCAGCAGGCCGCCCGGGTGTCCGATATGACCGCCTTCTTCAACCTGGCCGCCCAGGGCAAGCCCGGCCGACTGATCGAGATCGGCACCACGGACAAGATCTTCTCCAATCCTGATCAGAAGGCCACCGAGGACTACATCAGCGGCCGCTTCGGCTGA
- a CDS encoding NUDIX hydrolase, with the protein MSKRRPKTVLAGGAVVQRVRPGKPPEILIIHRSRYSDWTLPKGKVEAGESVVAAAAREVQEETGVTIRLSTPLDTTLYKLSSGATKEVRYWSGAPLDVVKRAPDDEVDVVSWLPLKAALQRLSYDFDKDLVRQFEKQPDTTTLALVRHGKAMDRKDWSKKDTLRPLGARGRKQAKQLIPYLSAYGIKTLISSTATRCVTTFDPYAAASKTRIDTYDTLTEEVASKSPDAVIRLVQKLRRDALANQTPTAICIHRPVLPTILEALDLAPATLATGEMLIAHLTPDGGVHAIERHRPQA; encoded by the coding sequence GTGAGCAAACGCCGTCCCAAGACCGTGCTCGCGGGCGGCGCCGTCGTCCAGCGCGTCCGTCCCGGCAAGCCGCCGGAGATCTTGATCATCCACCGCAGCCGGTACTCGGACTGGACGCTGCCCAAGGGCAAGGTCGAGGCCGGCGAGTCGGTGGTGGCAGCAGCCGCGCGTGAGGTGCAGGAGGAGACCGGAGTCACCATCCGGCTCAGCACGCCCCTGGACACCACTCTCTACAAACTCAGCTCCGGGGCCACCAAGGAGGTCCGCTATTGGTCTGGGGCACCGTTGGATGTCGTCAAGAGGGCGCCCGACGACGAGGTCGACGTGGTGTCCTGGCTGCCGTTGAAGGCGGCACTGCAGCGCCTCAGCTATGACTTCGACAAGGACCTGGTGCGCCAGTTCGAGAAGCAGCCGGACACCACGACGCTCGCACTGGTCCGGCACGGCAAGGCGATGGATCGCAAGGACTGGTCGAAGAAGGACACCTTGCGCCCGCTCGGGGCGCGTGGCCGCAAACAGGCCAAGCAGCTGATCCCGTACCTGAGTGCGTACGGCATCAAGACGCTGATCAGCTCGACCGCAACCCGGTGCGTGACCACCTTCGATCCGTACGCGGCCGCCAGCAAGACTCGGATCGACACCTACGACACGTTGACCGAGGAAGTCGCGAGCAAGAGTCCGGACGCGGTCATCAGGCTGGTGCAGAAGCTTCGCCGCGACGCGCTCGCCAACCAGACGCCGACCGCGATCTGCATTCATCGTCCGGTCCTGCCGACCATCCTCGAGGCGCTCGATCTGGCGCCGGCCACACTGGCCACCGGGGAGATGCTGATCGCTCATCTGACCCCGGACGGCGGGGTGCACGCGATCGAGCGGCACCGCCCTCAGGCCTGA
- the dtd gene encoding D-aminoacyl-tRNA deacylase has translation MRAVIQRAAAASVSVAGEVVGALERPGLMILVGATHTDTAEVAARLAQKIWTLRILADERSAADLGAPLLVVSQFTLYADTAKGRRPSWSAAAPRAVSEPLVDSFVAALRELGAEVSTGVFGAVMQVSLVNDGPITLILDAD, from the coding sequence ATGCGGGCCGTCATCCAGCGCGCCGCAGCCGCATCGGTCAGTGTCGCCGGCGAGGTGGTCGGCGCGCTCGAGCGGCCGGGTCTGATGATCCTGGTCGGCGCCACCCACACCGACACCGCAGAGGTCGCCGCCAGGCTGGCGCAGAAGATCTGGACGCTCCGGATCCTCGCCGACGAGCGGTCCGCCGCCGATCTCGGCGCGCCACTGCTGGTGGTCAGCCAGTTCACCCTGTACGCCGACACGGCCAAGGGCCGGCGGCCCTCCTGGAGTGCGGCGGCGCCTCGGGCAGTCAGTGAACCGCTGGTGGACAGCTTCGTGGCCGCCCTGCGCGAGCTGGGTGCGGAAGTGTCGACCGGCGTCTTCGGCGCCGTCATGCAGGTCAGCCTGGTCAACGACGGCCCGATCACCCTCATCCTCGACGCCGACTGA
- the mshD gene encoding mycothiol synthase, producing MADPAPATLTVTTHLTPAQQDEVMALVERAATLDGHRAVNDAGLLALRSDSTGNASRPAPVHVLAHHPGHGSEAPSVGYAQAVWEDDGPVAALVVDPDYRRQGIGSALWQALATETTARAAGSDAPGALRVWATGNTPAAQALAASQGLRAIRTLLVLGRSLDGDLPPVAPPAGTSIRAFDPDRPGDIDGWLRVNSRAFASHPEQGSMTRADFEQRMAEPWFDPAGLFLAVRPAQSAARADEQSDQQEEIIGFHWTKREPGAAGGEVYVIGVDPTAGVRGLGTPLLGAGLRHLRSTGATTVDLYVEADNVRALSLYRRYGFSPLTSDVMYAAPARQADGLG from the coding sequence ATGGCTGACCCCGCTCCGGCCACCCTCACCGTCACGACGCACCTGACCCCTGCCCAGCAGGACGAGGTCATGGCGTTGGTCGAGCGCGCCGCCACACTCGACGGGCACCGGGCTGTCAACGATGCCGGGTTGCTCGCGCTGCGCAGCGACTCGACCGGCAATGCATCGCGACCCGCGCCGGTCCATGTGCTGGCTCACCACCCCGGCCACGGTTCTGAGGCCCCGTCGGTCGGCTATGCCCAGGCCGTCTGGGAGGACGATGGGCCGGTGGCCGCTTTGGTCGTCGATCCCGATTACCGCCGACAAGGAATCGGATCGGCACTCTGGCAAGCCCTCGCCACCGAGACCACCGCGCGCGCAGCTGGCTCTGACGCACCCGGAGCACTCAGGGTCTGGGCCACCGGCAATACCCCGGCCGCCCAGGCTTTGGCCGCCTCGCAAGGGCTCCGCGCCATCCGTACGCTGCTGGTCCTCGGACGCTCGCTCGACGGCGACCTGCCGCCGGTCGCGCCGCCCGCCGGCACCAGCATCCGTGCGTTCGACCCCGATCGACCCGGCGACATCGACGGTTGGCTGCGGGTGAACTCGCGGGCCTTCGCCAGCCATCCCGAGCAGGGCTCGATGACCCGCGCCGACTTCGAGCAGCGGATGGCCGAGCCCTGGTTCGACCCGGCCGGGCTGTTCCTGGCAGTCCGTCCTGCCCAGTCCGCAGCCCGGGCCGACGAGCAGTCGGACCAACAAGAAGAGATCATCGGCTTCCACTGGACCAAGCGAGAGCCCGGGGCGGCCGGCGGCGAGGTGTATGTGATCGGCGTCGATCCGACAGCCGGCGTTCGGGGTCTCGGCACTCCCCTGCTCGGTGCCGGCCTGCGCCACCTGCGCAGCACCGGCGCGACCACCGTCGACCTCTACGTCGAGGCGGACAACGTACGGGCCCTGTCGCTGTATCGCCGGTACGGCTTCAGCCCCCTCACCAGCGACGTCATGTACGCAGCACCGGCGAGACAAGCAGACGGACTCGGCTGA
- a CDS encoding RNA degradosome polyphosphate kinase, producing MNAPDLAGDLLEPTGTQTVNDGESDGLPDGRFLDRELSWLAFNSRVLDLAKDAQRVPLLERAKFLAIFANNLDEFFMVRVAGLKRRIAAGVAVRTVAGLMPREVHETILTRTRELVTEHSRVFEEEIRPELAAHGIEILHWHELTPDEMERMRVLFAERIFPVLTPLAVDPSHPFPYISGLSINLAVLVKNPSTGVRQFARVKVPSVLPRFVRLAEGRFVALEDVIARHLDQLFTGMQVVQHHVFRVTRNEDVEVEEDDAENLLVALERELLRRKVGRPPVRLEVEDDIDSKMLELLISELDISEKEVFALPGPLDLRGLFSLADLDRAELKYPAFLPSTHPHLAEVETAKPADLFAALKQRDVLLHHPYDSFATSVQRFIEQAADDPQVLAIKQTLYRTSGDSPIIDALIEAAEAGKQVLALVEIKARFDEQANIAWARRLEQHGCHVVYGLLGLKTHCKLSMVVRDEPDGLRRYAHIGTGNYNPKTARLYEDMGLLTANPIITDDIGRLFNHMSGMSQETQYRRLLVAPHGIRTGLIDRINNEIANHEDGKPAGIKIKVNSLVDETVTDALYRASQAGVPVDLWVRGICTIRPGVPGLSENIRVRSILGRFLEHSRLFWFANGGQASVGIGSADLMHRNLDRRVETLASITNPAHVAEIEGLFDLAFDPGTAAWLLNADGTWTQRTTDEDGEPLLDMQAHLISVKSRRRAAK from the coding sequence ATGAACGCACCCGATCTGGCAGGAGACCTCCTCGAGCCCACCGGCACGCAGACTGTCAACGACGGCGAGAGTGACGGCCTGCCCGACGGCCGCTTCCTGGACCGGGAGCTGTCCTGGCTGGCGTTCAACTCCCGGGTGCTCGACCTGGCCAAGGACGCTCAGCGGGTGCCACTGCTGGAGCGGGCCAAGTTCTTGGCCATCTTCGCCAACAATCTGGACGAATTCTTCATGGTCCGGGTCGCCGGTCTGAAACGCCGGATCGCCGCCGGCGTCGCGGTGCGGACCGTCGCCGGGCTGATGCCGCGCGAGGTGCACGAGACGATCCTGACCCGGACCCGGGAACTGGTCACCGAGCACTCCCGGGTGTTCGAGGAGGAGATCCGGCCCGAGCTCGCCGCGCACGGCATCGAGATCCTGCACTGGCACGAGCTGACTCCGGATGAGATGGAGCGAATGCGAGTGCTGTTCGCCGAGCGCATCTTCCCGGTGCTCACCCCGCTGGCGGTCGATCCGTCGCACCCGTTCCCCTACATCTCCGGCCTGTCGATCAACCTCGCCGTGCTGGTCAAGAACCCCAGCACCGGCGTACGCCAGTTCGCCCGGGTCAAGGTGCCGAGCGTGCTTCCCCGGTTCGTGCGGCTGGCCGAGGGCCGGTTCGTCGCCCTGGAAGACGTGATCGCCCGGCACCTGGATCAGCTGTTCACCGGTATGCAGGTGGTGCAGCACCACGTGTTCCGGGTGACCCGCAACGAGGACGTCGAGGTCGAGGAGGACGACGCGGAGAACCTGCTCGTCGCCTTGGAGCGGGAGCTGCTGCGTCGCAAGGTCGGCCGACCCCCGGTCCGGCTGGAGGTCGAGGACGACATCGACTCGAAGATGTTGGAACTGCTCATCTCCGAGCTCGACATCAGCGAGAAGGAGGTGTTCGCGCTGCCCGGCCCGCTGGATCTGCGCGGGCTGTTCTCGCTGGCCGACCTGGACCGGGCCGAGTTGAAGTACCCGGCCTTCCTGCCGTCGACCCACCCGCACCTGGCCGAGGTGGAGACCGCCAAGCCGGCCGACCTGTTTGCCGCGCTCAAGCAGCGCGACGTGCTGCTGCACCACCCGTACGACTCGTTCGCCACCTCGGTGCAGCGCTTCATCGAGCAGGCCGCCGACGATCCGCAGGTGCTGGCGATCAAGCAGACCCTCTATCGCACCTCCGGCGACTCCCCGATCATCGACGCCTTGATCGAGGCAGCCGAGGCCGGCAAGCAGGTGCTGGCGCTGGTGGAGATCAAGGCCCGCTTCGACGAGCAGGCCAATATCGCCTGGGCGCGCCGGCTGGAGCAGCACGGCTGCCACGTGGTCTACGGGCTGCTCGGGCTGAAGACGCACTGCAAGCTGTCCATGGTGGTCCGCGACGAGCCCGACGGCTTGCGCCGCTATGCCCACATCGGCACCGGCAACTACAACCCGAAGACCGCCCGGCTGTATGAGGACATGGGTCTGCTCACCGCCAACCCGATCATCACCGACGACATCGGCCGGCTGTTCAACCACATGTCCGGGATGAGCCAGGAGACCCAGTATCGGCGGCTGCTGGTCGCGCCGCACGGCATCCGGACCGGCCTGATCGACCGGATCAACAACGAGATCGCCAACCACGAGGACGGCAAGCCGGCCGGGATCAAGATCAAGGTCAACTCGCTGGTCGACGAGACCGTCACCGACGCTTTGTATCGTGCCTCCCAGGCCGGGGTGCCGGTAGACCTGTGGGTGCGTGGCATCTGCACCATCCGGCCGGGAGTCCCGGGGCTGAGCGAGAACATCCGGGTACGCAGCATCCTGGGCCGGTTCCTGGAGCACAGCCGACTGTTCTGGTTCGCCAACGGTGGCCAGGCCTCGGTCGGGATCGGGTCGGCGGATCTGATGCACCGCAACCTCGACCGCCGGGTGGAGACGCTCGCCTCGATCACCAACCCGGCACACGTCGCCGAGATCGAGGGACTGTTCGACCTGGCCTTCGACCCCGGCACAGCCGCCTGGCTGCTGAATGCCGATGGCACCTGGACCCAGCGGACCACCGACGAAGACGGAGAGCCGCTGCTGGACATGCAGGCACACCTGATCAGCGTCAAGAGCCGCCGCCGGGCAGCGAAGTAG